The region CCAGGGAAAGGCCGGCCCCGAGGCGCAGCGGCTGACCATCGTCGCCCTCGACACCATCAACACTCCTTTCCTCGACCAGACGCGAGGCCGCGAGGCCCTGGTGAAGTACCTGGTGAAGAACCTGGATCGCGGCCCGGTGACGCTGCTCAAGATCTATCCCGGCGGGGTGAGCCTGGTCTTTGACTTCACCACCAACCCGGAGATCATCCGGGCGGGACTCACGCAGGCCCTGAAGCAGAATTTCCACAGCATGCAGGGCTCGAGGCCCACGGACCTGCCCCCCAATATCGCGGAATTCGTGGGGGAGCTGCAGCGAGCCGATCCATCGCGCGTGGCGAAGATGATAAGTGACTTGGCGGAGGCATTCCCCTCCAGCACCCTGCAACGGAACACCATTGAGGAGACGCTGGAGGCCCTGCGGCATATCGCCGGGGTGTATGGCGGCCTGCCCGGGCGGAAGTCGCTGCTGTGGTTGACCGCCGGCTTCCCCTTCGACCTGGACCCGAAGTTGGAGGCCACGCCGGGGAGCGTGACCTGGATCTACGACCGCACCTTTCAGCAGCTCAGCGATGCCGACGTCGCGGTGTACCCGGTGAACCTCAAGGGCATGGAGATCCAGGGCACGGGTCTGGACGATACCGCCAGGAACCGCGGCACCTCCATCGCCGATCCCACTACCTTCTCCGCCCCGAAGGGCGACGAGCAGTACAACCTGCGCATGGCCACGCTGAATGAAGTGGCCTCCCGCACCGGAGGCCAGGCCTACTACTACGACAACGATCTGCCGAAGGCCTTTGAGAAGGCGGAAGCGGATGCCTCCGCCTATTACATGCTGGCCTACTACCTGGACCGCGCGAACACGCTTCCGGGGTGGCACAAGCTCCAGGTCAAGACCGAGCGCAAAGGCGCCAACCTGCGCGCCCGCAGTGGCTTCTTCACCGGCGCGCCGGGGGCGCCGGGGGCGGAGGGCGGGGAACTGGCTGTCGCGCTGAACTCTCCCTTCGATTACACCGAGCTACCACTGACGGTGCGCTGGCTGCCGGCCGCGGCCGGACCCGGCGACTCCCAGCACCAGGCGGCCTGCGAGGTCGTCCTTCCGGCCGGCGCGGTGACGGTGGCCAACAATCACGTGAGCGTGGAGTTCCTGGCGGTCGCCCGCGACCGCAGCGGCAACATCGCCGCGCAGTTCTCGCAGCAGGTGAGCGAGGACCTGAAGCCGGATGGACTAGCGGAACTGCAAAGCAAGGGCCTCACCTACCACAACGCGCTGCAGCTTCCCCCCGGCGACTACCAGGTGCGCTTCGTGGTGCGCGACGATGCCAGCGGCCGCATCGGCAGCGTGCTGGCCCCGCTCAAGGTGGAACAGCCGTCAGCGGTCAGCCGGTAGACGCTGGAGGACCAAGGCATGAGTGCGAGCAAGAAGAGGATACCCGGCCTGATGCTGCTCGCCGCGTGGCTCGTCCTGTTGGCGGTGATTACGGTGAAATGGGTCGTCCCCGTCTTTGCCAACCTATTTGTAGGTCTTGGGGTTGAGGTTCCTTCCTTCTATGTGCGTCTTTTCGGCCCGATCGTAGGTGCAATCGTCTTCCTCGGCACCCCCGTACTGCTCATTCTGTTTTTATTGGCGGTGAGCGTTGCGGCGCGACGGCGAGGGCACGCCTAAATCGATTTCACCGGCAAAGCAGTGAGGTCGTCCACCAGGCCGACCTCCTTTTGCAGGAAGGGCTCGGCGTACTTCACGCCGGCCAGCAGGCCGTAGAAGCGGGCCATGGCCTCCACTCGCCCGCGGATCTCGTCGAAGGCGGGGAAGTCGGCGCGCCCGGCCTCCTGGTCGGAGAACTGCGACTGGTAGGCGTAGATGGATTCCAGGCGGGCCTCGAACTGATCGGTGATGTCCACCACGAAGGTCGGGCGGATGTCGAAGTAGAGCGTGGCGTAGACGATCTTGAAGGGGCGGTGCACGGGAAGAGTTTCTAGTTTCTCGTTTCTAGTTTCTCGTGATCGGATGTTCGAAGAAGCAGCGGCACTTTCGAGGCCGAGCTTGGCTAATCCAGCCAGGAAGCAAGCCTCGTAGCCGAGCACCGAGGCGTTGTAGTGGTCGGGGTGGCGCCCCTGCCAGTAGGGCAGGATGACCACGCGCGGGCGCTGCTGGCGCAGCACGCGCGCCACCTTCAGCCGGTTCTCCCAGGTGTTCTCCACGCGGCCGTCGGGGATGTCGAGGGCCTCGCGCCAGGAGACCTTGAGGATGCGAGCGGCCTG is a window of Terriglobales bacterium DNA encoding:
- the bshB1 gene encoding bacillithiol biosynthesis deacetylase BshB1; the encoded protein is MTAAPLDILAIAAHRDDVEQTCGGTLLKMAQLGHRTGILDLTQGEMGTRGTAEDRAREAAQAARILKVSWREALDIPDGRVENTWENRLKVARVLRQQRPRVVILPYWQGRHPDHYNASVLGYEACFLAGLAKLGLESAAASSNIRSRETRNEKLETLPVHRPFKIVYATLYFDIRPTFVVDITDQFEARLESIYAYQSQFSDQEAGRADFPAFDEIRGRVEAMARFYGLLAGVKYAEPFLQKEVGLVDDLTALPVKSI
- a CDS encoding VWA domain-containing protein, whose product is QGKAGPEAQRLTIVALDTINTPFLDQTRGREALVKYLVKNLDRGPVTLLKIYPGGVSLVFDFTTNPEIIRAGLTQALKQNFHSMQGSRPTDLPPNIAEFVGELQRADPSRVAKMISDLAEAFPSSTLQRNTIEETLEALRHIAGVYGGLPGRKSLLWLTAGFPFDLDPKLEATPGSVTWIYDRTFQQLSDADVAVYPVNLKGMEIQGTGLDDTARNRGTSIADPTTFSAPKGDEQYNLRMATLNEVASRTGGQAYYYDNDLPKAFEKAEADASAYYMLAYYLDRANTLPGWHKLQVKTERKGANLRARSGFFTGAPGAPGAEGGELAVALNSPFDYTELPLTVRWLPAAAGPGDSQHQAACEVVLPAGAVTVANNHVSVEFLAVARDRSGNIAAQFSQQVSEDLKPDGLAELQSKGLTYHNALQLPPGDYQVRFVVRDDASGRIGSVLAPLKVEQPSAVSR